AGTAGTGGAAGATTTCTTTaccattttgttgctgttgccgccgctgctgcccgTGGCAGCAGTTACTACCGGTGTTGAGGTGGAACCACCGCCGCTCCCGCTGCCGAGTATTTGATCACTGGAGGAGTGTGTGGTTGATTGCTCAGATATGTGACTGGTGCtaccatcgccatcgccatccgcatccgcatctagatcggcatcggcatctgGATCTGGATCCTCTTCATCTCCATCCCCATCCTCGGGCTGATTGTTCTCATAGAAGGCTGCATTATGATGCTCTGGCTTTAATTCCAGCTTAATGCTCAGCTTCGGCAAATGCGGTGTGGTCTTTAGGGCAATGGTTCGCGGTTTAACTGAAAAGAGAGAAGAAATTATGATAGAAATtgtagcagcagcagtggcagtgtaGCTTCCTCACCCGTCTGTGTCGTCTGCGTATTGTCATTCTGTTGCttggctgctcctcctccggATGCACCTTTCTTAATCTTCTTTTTCCTTGGCACCTTGGGCTTGGGCGCCGGTTTGGCCACCTGCTGATAGGACACCCTTGGCGGTCCCTCCAGCTTATGGCCCACAAGGATACACCAGCCCACAGGATAGATATCAGCCGACTCACAGTCCAGCCACTGATCATACTCATCCGTCCAGCCATCGAAATGTACTTTCAGCAGGCGTCCCACCACCCGTGCCACTGTGGCCACGCAGACGAGTCGCGGATCCATCAGATCGGCACACTCCAAACTCATGCCCGTCTCAAAGCCATGCTCGGGCACCACACGATGGAACAAATGCTGATTGGCCGCCACGGCACCAGTGTTCCGCAGATAAACCGCCCAGGTAAAGGTGCGCGAATCGTAACCATTCGGGGGCGTCACACTAATATTATTCGCGCTGCAGAAACCAGCCGGAAAAATGCAAGGAGACTTTTCATGGTAGCAGAACCTGAAGCAGCAAATAAACGTAGAAAAGTTTCTTTAATTATTCACCTTAATGGTGCACTGAAAGGCTCACCAATCCGACCCTGATTCATCCGGCTGATACGAGTCAATGCGTATCATCATGTAGCCAAATTTCAGCACAGCCATCACTGTGGCCGGGCAAATGGAGGATAGATTTAGGGGATCCACTGCCTCCAGCTTCATGCCTTCGATAAAACCATTCGTTTTGCCATCCAGAAAATACTCATCGAAGGTGAAATTCATTTTGAACAGCTCGATGGTGGCATCGTCCTCGTGAACCTCAATCATGGCCTCGCGACCAGCTAAAAGGGAGAGAAAAACGTTAAAATTAGTTATCTACGAAATGATCAGGGGGAATATCAATGTCTCACCCAACATCCTTTCAAGATAATCCTGTGGTGCAGCCAAATTATGTCCCACCGTGGTGGCCCAGCCCACTGGGTGTATAATGGGCGAATCCTCGTGACACCAGAAGCCATCATCAGTGTCGAAATACCGTAGGAACAGACGCTTACCCACTATCTTGGTGACAGTGGCGAGGCGCACTTGGGAAATGCGATCCTTGTCGACGCACTCGAGATTCAATCCCAGACGAAAGCGCGACTGGAGGCTGTCGTTGATTTTGTTGTAGAAATTCGAAGGCAATGTACGGGCCCCGGACAGTCGACCCACGAGGAAATCCTTCCAATCCTTGTACTTGTGCTCGATGGTGCGTGGGGGTATCAGGGGCTTGCCCCTTGTGGCACACCACCCCACCGAATGGACCTCGGCATTGCAGAGATTCACCCAAAAGTCATGGGAATCCGTATCGAATCCCTCGTAGCTCATCAAAGCTTTGTATCCCTTGATCTCTAGGATGGTGGCCACCCAAAACGATGTGGGCGTCTGTCCTGGTTGGATGATCTCTATGTTATCGCAATCTGTGTTTTCCACCTCAACCTTCATGCCCACACCGAGATTATCCCACACCTCACAGCCGGGGGCATGCGGGAAGCAGGTCACGGGCGCCGCATTGAAGTTCTCCTTGTTGAGACGCGGCAGCCAGTCGTACGAGTGTGACGGGTCGTACATTCTCCGCCTGATGCTCAGGACCTTCTCCATTTGTGGACACGGTGCCGGCAGACGTTCGTACTTGGGTATCTGTGGCAGATCATCCTGCGGGTAGACATCCTTGAACAAGCGCAAGGCTTTCGGCGTGGGCGCTGCACTTAAATAGCCACTGCTGGCCGTGTTGGGTGTGCTGGTATCGTTGCCGCTGCCATTCGCCTCGCCCCCTGGGGCCGCTGCATCGCCCACGGCAGCACCATTCAAGGCCGCAATGGTCTCATCGGCGGCCATCTGTACATTATGGGCGGCGGCATCACCGCCCAAAGACATGGGCTCTCCAAAACTATTCAATTGTGTGATCTTCGATTGATCGGTTATGCGAAAACGATAATTGGCATTCTTTATATGGGCCGCATGAAGATCCAGTTCAATGTCCGACTGTGGCTGATCGGACGCCAAAAGAGCATCCTCCGTGACATCCAGACTAGTGCCAGACGCTGCTGGCAAAGGGGAACTGCTCGTTGACTGGTTGTTGCTGGTTGTGGCTCCTGTTGTTTCCATTTTATTGTTGAGTACCAAAGAATAAAGCTCGCCACGGGCACAGGCCATACTGCAGAAGCGTCGAGATTTTGTATAAAATGTGTGCTTCACGCCAATGGCACCGCAACGTTCACAGAcagctggagaagaaagaCAATAAATAAGTACAGATGTTAACTATTACTTTGGAGAACATTTATAATGGTTTCTCATGTCTATCCCTCTGCCATATACAAACCCAAATTCTTGCAAACACAAAAACGAAATGATAAAACAGAAAGCGAACACCAGAACTAAGGTAAAATCAtgtgaaagagagagagtgagagtgcAAGCCTTACCCATGCCATCTTTCTGTATAGGTATCACCGATGGATCTATGTTGCCCTTGTAGGCAATCGGTGTCTTCAGGACAAGTCCTGGCCTGTTCACAGGCTCTATTTTGCGCGTCTTTCGCTGCGCCCGCATCACGGCTGTCGAGGCCACTGTAGTGACTGTGGCGCTGCTCGTGCCGCtactgttgctgtttctgtagCCCTTCATCTGTTTGCTGCTGGGTGGATCGGCAGCGGTGACCATTATGTTGCCAAAGACATTGCTATTCCCAACATTGAGCGGCATGGCGGGTGCCAGTGTAGCACCGAGCAGCTTATGATGCATCAGGCCATCACCCAGTGGCACTAGCAGGTCGTGCTCTGCTCCAGCCACACCGAGGCTTACGCCGCCACCCTGCATATGTGTCAAGCCCGAGgaggaggactgggagatatCCTTGTCCGAGGAGGTCATAAAATCGGTGCCATCGTACGAGTTATTATCCTCATTCATCATCACAAAGTCATCGATGTTGATTATCTCCTGCTTGGGCTCCAGGCCAGCGCCACCATCATCATAGCCATCATCGATCTGGTGGCCATACACCTGATCCTCATCATCGCACGTTTCTCCGCCCACACAACCActaccaccaccaccatccaTGAGCTCTCTGTGTGGGTCTGTGGCCAATCCAACCGTCATACCATCAGCGTCCATCACTTCGGTATAGTTCTGAAAGGCGGCCACTGCCGCCGACTGTTGGAGCAACTGATGCTGCAGCCCACCCAGATGGGCAAAGCTATACAGATTGTTGGTATTGGTGGCTATCAGAGTGCCAGGCGGGAGCGTGCCACTCAGTGTGGCGGCATGACCATTGAAATCACCCCCAACCAGGCCCATCATGGGATtcatttccttttttttttttggtatcaTGTGTGGAGGAGGGATCATTGATTGGTTGGATCATTCGATTggtttgtgttttgtgttgatATTTGTTTGATAAATTGTAACCGAATCGAATACATAAATCATAGAAAAGAAAGTAGAAGAAATAAGTAAACGAATTCCAATTCTTTCGAAAAACTGAGACACAAACAagagtgtttttttttaaaagaGAGAGTTCTCTGGCCAATCCCCATTAAAAACCTAAGGAATTTGGGTTTGTTTTCAGTATTCAAAGACTAACAAATATAAGCCAATCTTAGTCGTATCCTCAACAGATGGTTTTGTATTATATTTACTAATCTTTGAACTGAGAGATTGGCTCTAAATGGGTATAAATACATATTTGATTTTACTCACCAAAGTGGGCTGATGATGATGGCCAGACATCTCCTCCAGCAGTCCAACAGTGGGATGATTCAATAGTGCAGTCGCATCCTCCAATGTCATATTGTTAGCGGCATTATACTGACTACTCATCCACATCATATGCAGCTCCGTCGGATTCATAGACGATGTTGATATTAATGATTCCAGGGATTTTGATTCAGATTCAGGAGGGCCAAAACATTTATATGATACCGATTCTCATATATTTTGAGTATAGATCTTATCTCTGAATAGCAGCTGGAAAGGaggctaaaaaaaaaatttttaaattttatgattattattaataaaacTATAAGCCTCAATCTACGACCAATTTAAAATgtgaaaaaacaacaaacatgTCGTGTACATGACTCTGAACTTCAATGTGCACACGAATCAATATAAGCCTTTTAAATACGAAGCAAGATGTTTCATCTGAAAACAAAATCCATTTGAATTTTCTTTCGACGCTTCGTGGGTACGTGCGCGCGGGTTAAGATACTGGTACTTCATCTCTCTTTTGGCCTATCCTTCGTATCAGACCGCAGTCAATCAAGCCATGCCCAAGCAATTTATTTGCTTTTGGTTTCTTTGGTCGACGAAACATGgtcaaaatatatatatttatttagctTAAGAAATAATCTGTGATATTTAGGAAGTTAAACAGAAGAACGGACCAAGAGTGgttacatatatacatatgtagttaAGTGGTGTCGAAAGAGTTTCCTTTATCCTACTAGAAAcatacaaacaaataaaatctCTGTGAATAGCAATTATCCCAATGGGCTTGAATATCTGTAGATCGGTAGATGCCACAGACACCAGAAAAAAGCCTTAATTTCGAGTTATAATTGTTTAAATTTGGAATTACGGAGACAGGACTTTCGAGCACATGTCTGAgaatttatgtacatacatacatacatgcatgtacatattcTCAACAGATCTTTTCAGTGTTTTTGTTAGTAAGTTCAAGCtccccaaacacacacacatagaacAATAATAcacaaacaccaacacaaatATACAGTAAAGACTCCTTTGCAAGGGCCCAAGGGCCATATGGAGTTTATCCGACGGCGCCTGATTCCTCGTTGAGCCCCGTTTGTTTGCCTTTTtccttttctctctctctctctttacgTTTTTTTTCGCACGCAGCTGCTGCGCAAAGGGAGCTACAACAGGCAGAGCAGCGGCATGGAAATGTGATTAATGACTTCCGCTGCTGCCTGGCCAGACGTATTCAAATTAGTTTTAGACAAATGCAATTGCTTCGAGCCCCAAAAGCAATACACTTTTGTATAGAATATCACCGAAATTCCGGTAATTCTTTTTACTTTGAACCATACACTCACACGAAAAGTCAATGAAGCGCACCGTGCGCGCAGACACCAACGAACACAGCACACAAAAGAAAACGTTCAAAATAGCCGTACGATGGTTAAACTTACATTTGTAGAACAATTAACGAGTTTGCTTTAGGGTCTATATACAGTATCCACTTGTTGCAGACGTTTTTTAAGCATTTTCAATTGTTTTATTACGATTTATGCGAGTTTTTTGTGTGCTAAATTTGCGCCAGAGCAGGGCTGGCAATTAGCTTCCAGGGTTGCACTGGACACTAGTCGATAGCATTTTGGCATTCTTTTTCGCGCAAAACGAAACGACCAAGGCTGCGCGCACCAGTGCTGGCAGTTTTGATTATTTCAGGCTAAATCTGGTACTTTTAAAAGTGGAATAGATTAAAATTTGCAAATagcttacatatgtatataaggTGCTCAGCATATTTTTAAAATCATATACTCAGATCATCAAAATTTTCCATCGCCCGGATCAGGGATGATATTGGTATAGAAACGATAAGAAATGCATGCCTGTATTTTGCAGCAGTCGTTGTCTAAATGCAGATTAGCAAAATAAAATTTCGATTAATACTGGAATGACAACCGATACGTACTGGAAAAGCAAATATGATGAAAGACAAAGAAAGACGGTTATTTGTAtattataattaattaattttatacCCGGGACTCATAATATTCATTTTTAAGGAAATAAAAATCGGTTGCATTGCCGTTCTCCAGCGCCCACAAATAATACATTTCTGCTTGCTTTCATACAACAATTTTAATTGTTCTATTTGTTAAAGTGAAACCGTAAGGCATGTGCACCTTTTTACACATCTTCGGGAAACCAAAAATGTGTTGTTTGTGAGGTGTATTCAGTCTTAGCATAATTTTTAGCTTTTTTTCAGCTTAGCCATTTTGGCATATTTTCTTCTCGTTCTAGCTTACTTTCGTACTCTGACATTCTGGCAGCCCTGGCGCGCACAACAACAATACATATCTATGGAGTATTTACCAACACTGTACAGTTAGTTTGTTgtcaaaaataatgaaaagcCAAATATTCGATGagtaattaaataatattgaaaAAAAGAAATGCCAGAAAATGCTTCTTTGGAGCACTCGCTGCAGAGCATGCGGACCAATCTGAGTGGCAGTACTTTTGGACAACGCCGCGAGGATATCTTTCGACGACTCAAGGAAAGTGCGCGTCAAATCTCCCTCCATTATGATGGCAAAGAGCTGGCCACCGAACGGGACGAATCGGTGCAGGAATTCTGTGAAGCTCTGGAGGATCTCCTAAGCTATGGTCTTCGGCAGTCCATCAGCGTTACCTTCAGTGCGGCCAGCTTTCTCCAGAACATGCAGGAGATTGTGACTGGAAACGCTGGCGGGAGTGGCGGCGGCAACGGCAGTAACAACAATGACACCACATTCTGGGACTTTTGCCAATCGCACCTAACGCCACATGAAAGACAACGCTACATGGAATTGAAGCAGATATGGACCAAGACAGGACGAGGACGGGCCTTTATCCGCTCCACACTCAACGAGAAGCGCCTGCAGAGTCACGTACTTACCTGGCTGAGCGATGAGGAGCAGCTGCATCGCTACTACACACCTTGGTCGCTACTGCTCAATGAAGAGGCTGCCAAGAAACTGCCCGAGATTCTAGACAGCCTCAAGGATGTGTTATTTGCTCTCCAAGTGGACACAACGGAACTGAATGCTCCCAAACGGTCAACGGCAGCTGTTCCGGGCAAGGAGGAACCCATTATATATGCCCCCAATCCTGTACCTGTGGCATCGCGTAAACAGAGACGCACTGCCAACGCTGTGGAGCGTCCTATCGAGGGGGCCAGCTCTACCGAAGATTTGTTGGGTGCCCTCTCGCCCAGAGAGTCGCTGGAGGTGCAACAACTCATGTCCAAAGATGTCGTGGAGGAGGAGTTGTCGAAACTGATAGCCGAGGATGGATCTGCTGCCCCGTATGATCCGATAGAACCAGAGCTGGAATTCCTTAAAACACCTTTgccagatgtccagcccaCAAACGATCAAGCTGCCGTCGATTCGGAGTTCTTTGAGGACCGCAGTGACACCTCATCGCAGTGGAGCAAGTCCTCGTCATCGGCCACCTGCATAGCCAACACGCAACAGCAAGTGGCGCTGGAGGAGCAGATGAATCTTCTGACCGAACGTTGCGCCTTGCTGGAAACTCGAGTGCAGGAGCTGAAGCTGCAGAACCGTCAGTTAGTGCGTCGCCTCACCAGGCAGTTTGAGGAGACCGGCATTGATCCAACCTCGTCGTTTTGCGCCAACTTCCTGATTACCATTCCACAGGTAAAGCTCGCGAAGACCCAGCGCTCGGGCTCACACTACACCTACGAGATACACATAACGATGCGGCAGCGCCTGGAGCACTGGACCCTCTTCCGACGCTACAGTGATTTCAACAAGCTACACAAGTCCCTGATGCGAACCCATCCTGTGGTCAGCTCTGTGGAGTTTCCGCCCAAGAAGCATTTTGGCAATATGAATCTGGTGTTTGTGGAGGAACGTCGGCAGCAGTTGCAAATCTATTTGTTGAACCTGGTCGAGACATTGCCACCGGTGGAGGCTTGCAAATCAAAGGCGGAGCTGCAAAAAGCCTTTCCCTTCTTCAGAGAGAGATAGCAGAGAGTAGCAGGTGATGTGATGATTTGaaaaccaaccaaccaacgaAGCTCGTTAAGAACAAGTATTCAATTATATAATTTCTGTTTTGTTACCAAGATCTTTACTTATATGTGTAATAATGGAGTTTGGTCCAAGTGCTGTAAAGCAATGATATTAAAAAAAGACCTACACCTAAGCTTTTCCAAAcaataaacaaattaaaattaagTTCAAATTTGAATTATTCAGTAGAATAATCGATTGCACATATCGATGTGTGAATGACCATCAATCCATCCCTGGTCGAATCAGCTGCGTTTGTTGTTATCAGCGCCCGCTTTGCTAATTGCGTGTACTTCGTCATTTTCGTTACTCGATTTTTCGGCAAAATGATATGGTGATCGATCCGAGTTTCCCGCTTTTCCGAATTTCCCTACCTTAGTCATCGCTGGCCGACCTCGTGACTGCATAACGACAATAATTGCACGCGCTAATTGAATTAGTGTCCAGTAAAGTGGAGGAAGGAGGTTGCATTTATATTCACGGTCATGTCTGGAGCAGCAATAGCTATAAATGCGGGTATATCCGTGGCAGCCTACTGCATGGCAGTGCGAATGATTCCACGATTCCGTGAGATGTTCATCAAGGCAAATCTCTTTGGCAACGATCTCTGTAAAAAGGATAAGCCACAGGTGTAAGTCAAGTCTGTTCCGCAAAAAGGAGAATCTTTCCTAACGTATTTCTTTTGCAGTCCCGAATCCTTTGGCGTGCTAATTGGGTGCATCTTCTTGGTCTctctatttatatttattcCCATACCATTTGCTTTCGATGAGGCGGCGGCCACGGATGTTGTGACTGGCGGGAAACCTGCCACCTTCCCACACGATAAAGTACGTATTCTTTTAAATAAACGACTTGCTTGTGTTCATGTGCTTATCTTTTTAAAAAGTTTGTGGAACTGATTGCCGCCCTGCTATCCATTTGCTGCATGATCTTTCTTGGCTTTGCCGACGATGTTCTGGATCTGCGCTGGCGCCACAAGCTTCTCCTGCCCACAATCGCCACATTGCCCCTGCTGATGGT
The sequence above is a segment of the Drosophila miranda strain MSH22 chromosome 4, D.miranda_PacBio2.1, whole genome shotgun sequence genome. Coding sequences within it:
- the LOC108161976 gene encoding polycomb protein Sfmbt isoform X3; its protein translation is MACARGELYSLVLNNKMETTGATTSNNQSTSSSPLPAASGTSLDVTEDALLASDQPQSDIELDLHAAHIKNANYRFRITDQSKITQLNSFGEPMSLGGDAAAHNVQMAADETIAALNGAAVGDAAAPGGEANGSGNDTSTPNTASSGYLSAAPTPKALRLFKDVYPQDDLPQIPKYERLPAPCPQMEKVLSIRRRMYDPSHSYDWLPRLNKENFNAAPVTCFPHAPGCEVWDNLGVGMKVEVENTDCDNIEIIQPGQTPTSFWVATILEIKGYKALMSYEGFDTDSHDFWVNLCNAEVHSVGWCATRGKPLIPPRTIEHKYKDWKDFLVGRLSGARTLPSNFYNKINDSLQSRFRLGLNLECVDKDRISQVRLATVTKIVGKRLFLRYFDTDDGFWCHEDSPIIHPVGWATTVGHNLAAPQDYLERMLAGREAMIEVHEDDATIELFKMNFTFDEYFLDGKTNGFIEGMKLEAVDPLNLSSICPATVMAVLKFGYMMIRIDSYQPDESGSDWFCYHEKSPCIFPAGFCSANNISVTPPNGYDSRTFTWAVYLRNTGAVAANQHLFHRVVPEHGFETGMSLECADLMDPRLVCVATVARVVGRLLKVHFDGWTDEYDQWLDCESADIYPVGWCILVGHKLEGPPRVSYQQVAKPAPKPKVPRKKKIKKGASGGGAAKQQNDNTQTTQTVKPRTIALKTTPHLPKLSIKLELKPEHHNAAFYENNQPEDGDGDEEDPDPDADADLDADADGDGDGSTSHISEQSTTHSSSDQILGSGSGGGSTSTPVVTAATGSSGGNSNKMVKKSSTTKSPAPPTVGRKATSYIANSSATSSKYIPRLADIDASEAAHLELQPDSWNVYDVSQFLRVNDCTAYCDTFSRSKIDGKRLLQLTKDDIMPLLGMKVGPALIISDLITQLKCKVNPGRARSHKTNKSSYL
- the LOC108161976 gene encoding polycomb protein Sfmbt isoform X2 encodes the protein MNPTELHMMWMSSQYNAANNMTLEDATALLNHPTVGLLEEMSGHHHQPTLEMNPMMGLVGGDFNGHAATLSGTLPPGTLIATNTNNLYSFAHLGGLQHQLLQQSAAVAAFQNYTEVMDADGMTVGLATDPHRELMDGGGGSGCVGGETCDDEDQVYGHQIDDGYDDGGAGLEPKQEIINIDDFVMMNEDNNSYDGTDFMTSSDKDISQSSSSGLTHMQGGGVSLGVAGAEHDLLVPLGDGLMHHKLLGATLAPAMPLNVGNSNVFGNIMVTAADPPSSKQMKGYRNSNSSGTSSATVTTVASTAVMRAQRKTRKIEPVNRPGLVLKTPIAYKGNIDPSVIPIQKDGMAVCERCGAIGVKHTFYTKSRRFCSMACARGELYSLVLNNKMETTGATTSNNQSTSSSPLPAASGTSLDVTEDALLASDQPQSDIELDLHAAHIKNANYRFRITDQSKITQLNSFGEPMSLGGDAAAHNVQMAADETIAALNGAAVGDAAAPGGEANGSGNDTSTPNTASSGYLSAAPTPKALRLFKDVYPQDDLPQIPKYERLPAPCPQMEKVLSIRRRMYDPSHSYDWLPRLNKENFNAAPVTCFPHAPGCEVWDNLGVGMKVEVENTDCDNIEIIQPGQTPTSFWVATILEIKGYKALMSYEGFDTDSHDFWVNLCNAEVHSVGWCATRGKPLIPPRTIEHKYKDWKDFLVGRLSGARTLPSNFYNKINDSLQSRFRLGLNLECVDKDRISQVRLATVTKIVGKRLFLRYFDTDDGFWCHEDSPIIHPVGWATTVGHNLAAPQDYLERMLAGREAMIEVHEDDATIELFKMNFTFDEYFLDGKTNGFIEGMKLEAVDPLNLSSICPATVMAVLKFGYMMIRIDSYQPDESGSDWFCYHEKSPCIFPAGFCSANNISVTPPNGYDSRTFTWAVYLRNTGAVAANQHLFHRVVPEHGFETGMSLECADLMDPRLVCVATVARVVGRLLKVHFDGWTDEYDQWLDCESADIYPVGWCILVGHKLEGPPRVSYQQVAKPAPKPKVPRKKKIKKGASGGGAAKQQNDNTQTTQTVKPRTIALKTTPHLPKLSIKLELKPEHHNAAFYENNQPEDGDGDEEDPDPDADADLDADADGDGDGSTSHISEQSTTHSSSDQILGSGSGGGSTSTPVVTAATGSSGGNSNKMNSSATSSKYIPRLADIDASEAAHLELQPDSWNVYDVSQFLRVNDCTAYCDTFSRSKIDGKRLLQLTKDDIMPLLGMKVGPALIISDLITQLKCKVNPGRARSHKTNKSSYL
- the LOC108161976 gene encoding polycomb protein Sfmbt isoform X1: MNPTELHMMWMSSQYNAANNMTLEDATALLNHPTVGLLEEMSGHHHQPTLEMNPMMGLVGGDFNGHAATLSGTLPPGTLIATNTNNLYSFAHLGGLQHQLLQQSAAVAAFQNYTEVMDADGMTVGLATDPHRELMDGGGGSGCVGGETCDDEDQVYGHQIDDGYDDGGAGLEPKQEIINIDDFVMMNEDNNSYDGTDFMTSSDKDISQSSSSGLTHMQGGGVSLGVAGAEHDLLVPLGDGLMHHKLLGATLAPAMPLNVGNSNVFGNIMVTAADPPSSKQMKGYRNSNSSGTSSATVTTVASTAVMRAQRKTRKIEPVNRPGLVLKTPIAYKGNIDPSVIPIQKDGMAVCERCGAIGVKHTFYTKSRRFCSMACARGELYSLVLNNKMETTGATTSNNQSTSSSPLPAASGTSLDVTEDALLASDQPQSDIELDLHAAHIKNANYRFRITDQSKITQLNSFGEPMSLGGDAAAHNVQMAADETIAALNGAAVGDAAAPGGEANGSGNDTSTPNTASSGYLSAAPTPKALRLFKDVYPQDDLPQIPKYERLPAPCPQMEKVLSIRRRMYDPSHSYDWLPRLNKENFNAAPVTCFPHAPGCEVWDNLGVGMKVEVENTDCDNIEIIQPGQTPTSFWVATILEIKGYKALMSYEGFDTDSHDFWVNLCNAEVHSVGWCATRGKPLIPPRTIEHKYKDWKDFLVGRLSGARTLPSNFYNKINDSLQSRFRLGLNLECVDKDRISQVRLATVTKIVGKRLFLRYFDTDDGFWCHEDSPIIHPVGWATTVGHNLAAPQDYLERMLAGREAMIEVHEDDATIELFKMNFTFDEYFLDGKTNGFIEGMKLEAVDPLNLSSICPATVMAVLKFGYMMIRIDSYQPDESGSDWFCYHEKSPCIFPAGFCSANNISVTPPNGYDSRTFTWAVYLRNTGAVAANQHLFHRVVPEHGFETGMSLECADLMDPRLVCVATVARVVGRLLKVHFDGWTDEYDQWLDCESADIYPVGWCILVGHKLEGPPRVSYQQVAKPAPKPKVPRKKKIKKGASGGGAAKQQNDNTQTTQTVKPRTIALKTTPHLPKLSIKLELKPEHHNAAFYENNQPEDGDGDEEDPDPDADADLDADADGDGDGSTSHISEQSTTHSSSDQILGSGSGGGSTSTPVVTAATGSSGGNSNKMVKKSSTTKSPAPPTVGRKATSYIANSSATSSKYIPRLADIDASEAAHLELQPDSWNVYDVSQFLRVNDCTAYCDTFSRSKIDGKRLLQLTKDDIMPLLGMKVGPALIISDLITQLKCKVNPGRARSHKTNKSSYL
- the LOC108161971 gene encoding sorting nexin-29, with amino-acid sequence MPENASLEHSLQSMRTNLSGSTFGQRREDIFRRLKESARQISLHYDGKELATERDESVQEFCEALEDLLSYGLRQSISVTFSAASFLQNMQEIVTGNAGGSGGGNGSNNNDTTFWDFCQSHLTPHERQRYMELKQIWTKTGRGRAFIRSTLNEKRLQSHVLTWLSDEEQLHRYYTPWSLLLNEEAAKKLPEILDSLKDVLFALQVDTTELNAPKRSTAAVPGKEEPIIYAPNPVPVASRKQRRTANAVERPIEGASSTEDLLGALSPRESLEVQQLMSKDVVEEELSKLIAEDGSAAPYDPIEPELEFLKTPLPDVQPTNDQAAVDSEFFEDRSDTSSQWSKSSSSATCIANTQQQVALEEQMNLLTERCALLETRVQELKLQNRQLVRRLTRQFEETGIDPTSSFCANFLITIPQVKLAKTQRSGSHYTYEIHITMRQRLEHWTLFRRYSDFNKLHKSLMRTHPVVSSVEFPPKKHFGNMNLVFVEERRQQLQIYLLNLVETLPPVEACKSKAELQKAFPFFRER